A window of the Chrysemys picta bellii isolate R12L10 chromosome 24, ASM1138683v2, whole genome shotgun sequence genome harbors these coding sequences:
- the MAPT gene encoding microtubule-associated protein tau isoform X21, with product MAQDNFCNRMAEQRQDFNMMEDHSMSQAKQIPSGYPLQIPVDDGSDEPTSETSDAKSTPTMEDATAPLVEERAHEDRIAARQHVEIPEGTTAEEAGVGATPNLEDQAAGDGAQARIDSKDKDGTDTEEKKPKGPEMKSGMKMAAPRSATQTQKSPANATRIPAKTPTAPKTPPNAAGRKEQRKPPTPAAKSEKGEPAKSGDRSGYSSPGSPGTPGSRSRTPSLPTPPNREPKKVAVVRTPPKSPASAKSRLQTSTAPMPDLKNVRSKIGSTENLKHQPGGGKVQIVYKPVDLSHVTSKCGSLGNIHHKPGGGQVEVKSEKLDFKEKVQSKIGSLDNITHVPGGGNKKIESHKLTFRENAKAKTDHGAEIIYKSPTVSGDASPRRLSNVSSTGSINMVDSPQLATLADEVSASLAKQGL from the exons GCTATCCCCTGCAGATACCAGTTGACGATGGATCAGATGAGCCCACTTCCGAGACCTCTGATGCTAAGAGCACCCCGACTATGGAAG ATGCCACAGCGCCCTTAGTGGAGGAGAGAGCACATGAGGATCGGATTGCAGCCCGGCAGCATGTGGAGATACCCGAAGGAACCACAG CTGAGGAAGCAGGTGTGGGAGCTACTCCTAACCTTGAGGATCAAGCTGCAGGAGATGGTGCTCAAG CTCGTATTGACAGTAAAGACAAAGATGGAACTGATACTGAAGAGAAAAAGCCTAAG GGTCCGGAGATGAAAAGCGGAATGAAGATGGCCGCTCCCAGGTCTGCCACACAGACTCAAAAAAGCCCAGCCAACGCTACCCGGATCCCGGCAAAAACGCCCACGGCCCCCAAGACGCCTCCCAATGCTG CTGGCAGGAAGGAGCAGAGAAAGCCGCCTACCCCAGCAGCAAAATCTGAGAAAG GTGAGCCCGCGAAGTCTGGAGACAGAAGTGGTTACAGCAGCCCTGGCTCACCTGGGACCCCCGGTAGCCGTTCCCGCACGCCCTCCCTGCCAACTCCCCCGAACAGGGAGCCCAAGAAGGTGGCAGTGGTTCGCACGCCACCGAAATCCCCTGCTTCTGCCAAGAGCCGCCTGCAGACGTCTACTGCCCCCATGCCTGATCTGAAAAACGTCAGGTCCAAGATTGGTTCCACTGAAAACCTGAAGCACCAGCCAGGAGGTGGAAAG GTGCAAATTGTTTACAAGCCTGTAGACCTGAGCCATGTGACATCCAAATGTGGTTCCTTGGGCAACATTCATCATAAACCAG GTGGTGGCCAGGTGGAGGTGAAATCGGAGAAACTGGACTTCAAAGAGAAGGTGCAGTCGAAAATTGGGTCATTAGATAACATCACCCATGTccctggaggagggaataaaaag ATCGAGTCTCACAAGCTGACCTTCCGCGAGAATGCCAAAGCCAAGACTGACCACGGAGCCGAAATCATCTACAAGTCCCCCACCGTCTCCGGAGATGCCTCCCCCCGTCGCCTTAGCAACGTCTCCTCCACCGGCAGTATCAACATGGTGGACTCCCCCCAGCTGGCCACGCTAGCTGACgaagtgtctgcttccctggCCAAGCAGGGCTTGTGA
- the MAPT gene encoding microtubule-associated protein tau isoform X14 — translation MAQDNFCNRMAEQRQDFNMMEDHSMSQAKQIPSGYPLQIPVDDGSDEPTSETSDAKSTPTMEDATAPLVEERAHEDRIAARQHVEIPEGTTAEEAGVGATPNLEDQAAGDGAQEELSSPRLWESVEPGIQEHVASEIQPEKQAARIDSKDKDGTDTEEKKPKGPEMKSGMKMAAPRSATQTQKSPANATRIPAKTPTAPKTPPNAAGRKEQRKPPTPAAKSEKGEPAKSGDRSGYSSPGSPGTPGSRSRTPSLPTPPNREPKKVAVVRTPPKSPASAKSRLQTSTAPMPDLKNVRSKIGSTENLKHQPGGGKVQIMNKKLDLSNVQSRCGSKDNIKHSPGGGSVQIVYKPVDLSHVTSKCGSLGNIHHKPGGGQVEVKSEKLDFKEKVQSKIGSLDNITHVPGGGNKKIESHKLTFRENAKAKTDHGAEIIYKSPTVSGDASPRRLSNVSSTGSINMVDSPQLATLADEVSASLAKQGL, via the exons GCTATCCCCTGCAGATACCAGTTGACGATGGATCAGATGAGCCCACTTCCGAGACCTCTGATGCTAAGAGCACCCCGACTATGGAAG ATGCCACAGCGCCCTTAGTGGAGGAGAGAGCACATGAGGATCGGATTGCAGCCCGGCAGCATGTGGAGATACCCGAAGGAACCACAG CTGAGGAAGCAGGTGTGGGAGCTACTCCTAACCTTGAGGATCAAGCTGCAGGAGATGGTGCTCAAG AAGAGCTGAGCTCCCCAAGGCTATGGGAGAGTGTGGAACCTGGAATTCAGGAGCACGTGGCAAGTGAGATTCAGCCAGAAAAACAAGCAG CTCGTATTGACAGTAAAGACAAAGATGGAACTGATACTGAAGAGAAAAAGCCTAAG GGTCCGGAGATGAAAAGCGGAATGAAGATGGCCGCTCCCAGGTCTGCCACACAGACTCAAAAAAGCCCAGCCAACGCTACCCGGATCCCGGCAAAAACGCCCACGGCCCCCAAGACGCCTCCCAATGCTG CTGGCAGGAAGGAGCAGAGAAAGCCGCCTACCCCAGCAGCAAAATCTGAGAAAG GTGAGCCCGCGAAGTCTGGAGACAGAAGTGGTTACAGCAGCCCTGGCTCACCTGGGACCCCCGGTAGCCGTTCCCGCACGCCCTCCCTGCCAACTCCCCCGAACAGGGAGCCCAAGAAGGTGGCAGTGGTTCGCACGCCACCGAAATCCCCTGCTTCTGCCAAGAGCCGCCTGCAGACGTCTACTGCCCCCATGCCTGATCTGAAAAACGTCAGGTCCAAGATTGGTTCCACTGAAAACCTGAAGCACCAGCCAGGAGGTGGAAAG GTGCAGATAATGAATAAGAAGCTGGATCTTAGCAACGTTCAATCCAGGTGTGGCTCAAAGGATAATATCAAACAcagcccaggaggaggcagt GTGCAAATTGTTTACAAGCCTGTAGACCTGAGCCATGTGACATCCAAATGTGGTTCCTTGGGCAACATTCATCATAAACCAG GTGGTGGCCAGGTGGAGGTGAAATCGGAGAAACTGGACTTCAAAGAGAAGGTGCAGTCGAAAATTGGGTCATTAGATAACATCACCCATGTccctggaggagggaataaaaag ATCGAGTCTCACAAGCTGACCTTCCGCGAGAATGCCAAAGCCAAGACTGACCACGGAGCCGAAATCATCTACAAGTCCCCCACCGTCTCCGGAGATGCCTCCCCCCGTCGCCTTAGCAACGTCTCCTCCACCGGCAGTATCAACATGGTGGACTCCCCCCAGCTGGCCACGCTAGCTGACgaagtgtctgcttccctggCCAAGCAGGGCTTGTGA
- the MAPT gene encoding microtubule-associated protein tau isoform X9, whose product MAQDNFCNRMAEQRQDFNMMEDHSMSQAKQIPSGYPLQIPVDDGSDEPTSETSDAKSTPTMEDATAPLVEERAHEDRIAARQHVEIPEGTTAEEAGVGATPNLEDQAAGDGAQARIDSKDKDGTDTEEKKPKTSTPSSANPLKDRSSITPQRPSSVSTTPLKNPSSPAESSVPASTPKRVSSITSRPASTGRKETKPKGPEMKSGMKMAAPRSATQTQKSPANATRIPAKTPTAPKTPPNAAGRKEQRKPPTPAAKSEKGEPAKSGDRSGYSSPGSPGTPGSRSRTPSLPTPPNREPKKVAVVRTPPKSPASAKSRLQTSTAPMPDLKNVRSKIGSTENLKHQPGGGKVQIMNKKLDLSNVQSRCGSKDNIKHSPGGGSVQIVYKPVDLSHVTSKCGSLGNIHHKPGGGQVEVKSEKLDFKEKVQSKIGSLDNITHVPGGGNKKIESHKLTFRENAKAKTDHGAEIIYKSPTVSGDASPRRLSNVSSTGSINMVDSPQLATLADEVSASLAKQGL is encoded by the exons GCTATCCCCTGCAGATACCAGTTGACGATGGATCAGATGAGCCCACTTCCGAGACCTCTGATGCTAAGAGCACCCCGACTATGGAAG ATGCCACAGCGCCCTTAGTGGAGGAGAGAGCACATGAGGATCGGATTGCAGCCCGGCAGCATGTGGAGATACCCGAAGGAACCACAG CTGAGGAAGCAGGTGTGGGAGCTACTCCTAACCTTGAGGATCAAGCTGCAGGAGATGGTGCTCAAG CTCGTATTGACAGTAAAGACAAAGATGGAACTGATACTGAAGAGAAAAAGCCTAAG ACATCCACACCTTCCTCTGCCAACCCCCTGAAAGATAGATCCTCCATTACCCCCCAACGACCCTCCTCTGTTAGTACAACCCCTTTGAAAAACCCCTCCAGTCCTGCTGAGTCCTCAGTACCAGCTTCCACTCCTAAACGCGTCTCTTCTATCACATCCCGACCTGCCAGTACAGGAAGGAAAGAAACAAAGCCAAAG GGTCCGGAGATGAAAAGCGGAATGAAGATGGCCGCTCCCAGGTCTGCCACACAGACTCAAAAAAGCCCAGCCAACGCTACCCGGATCCCGGCAAAAACGCCCACGGCCCCCAAGACGCCTCCCAATGCTG CTGGCAGGAAGGAGCAGAGAAAGCCGCCTACCCCAGCAGCAAAATCTGAGAAAG GTGAGCCCGCGAAGTCTGGAGACAGAAGTGGTTACAGCAGCCCTGGCTCACCTGGGACCCCCGGTAGCCGTTCCCGCACGCCCTCCCTGCCAACTCCCCCGAACAGGGAGCCCAAGAAGGTGGCAGTGGTTCGCACGCCACCGAAATCCCCTGCTTCTGCCAAGAGCCGCCTGCAGACGTCTACTGCCCCCATGCCTGATCTGAAAAACGTCAGGTCCAAGATTGGTTCCACTGAAAACCTGAAGCACCAGCCAGGAGGTGGAAAG GTGCAGATAATGAATAAGAAGCTGGATCTTAGCAACGTTCAATCCAGGTGTGGCTCAAAGGATAATATCAAACAcagcccaggaggaggcagt GTGCAAATTGTTTACAAGCCTGTAGACCTGAGCCATGTGACATCCAAATGTGGTTCCTTGGGCAACATTCATCATAAACCAG GTGGTGGCCAGGTGGAGGTGAAATCGGAGAAACTGGACTTCAAAGAGAAGGTGCAGTCGAAAATTGGGTCATTAGATAACATCACCCATGTccctggaggagggaataaaaag ATCGAGTCTCACAAGCTGACCTTCCGCGAGAATGCCAAAGCCAAGACTGACCACGGAGCCGAAATCATCTACAAGTCCCCCACCGTCTCCGGAGATGCCTCCCCCCGTCGCCTTAGCAACGTCTCCTCCACCGGCAGTATCAACATGGTGGACTCCCCCCAGCTGGCCACGCTAGCTGACgaagtgtctgcttccctggCCAAGCAGGGCTTGTGA
- the MAPT gene encoding microtubule-associated protein tau isoform X19, with protein sequence MAQDNFCNRMAEQRQDFNMMEDHSMSQAKQIPSGYPLQIPVDDGSDEPTSETSDAKSTPTMEDATAPLVEERAHEDRIAARQHVEIPEGTTAEEAGVGATPNLEDQAAGDGAQARIDSKDKDGTDTEEKKPKGPEMKSGMKMAAPRSATQTQKSPANATRIPAKTPTAPKTPPNAAGRKEQRKPPTPAAKSEKGEPAKSGDRSGYSSPGSPGTPGSRSRTPSLPTPPNREPKKVAVVRTPPKSPASAKSRLQTSTAPMPDLKNVRSKIGSTENLKHQPGGGKVQIMNKKLDLSNVQSRCGSKDNIKHSPGGGSVQIVYKPVDLSHVTSKCGSLGNIHHKPGGGQVEVKSEKLDFKEKVQSKIGSLDNITHVPGGGNKKIESHKLTFRENAKAKTDHGAEIIYKSPTVSGDASPRRLSNVSSTGSINMVDSPQLATLADEVSASLAKQGL encoded by the exons GCTATCCCCTGCAGATACCAGTTGACGATGGATCAGATGAGCCCACTTCCGAGACCTCTGATGCTAAGAGCACCCCGACTATGGAAG ATGCCACAGCGCCCTTAGTGGAGGAGAGAGCACATGAGGATCGGATTGCAGCCCGGCAGCATGTGGAGATACCCGAAGGAACCACAG CTGAGGAAGCAGGTGTGGGAGCTACTCCTAACCTTGAGGATCAAGCTGCAGGAGATGGTGCTCAAG CTCGTATTGACAGTAAAGACAAAGATGGAACTGATACTGAAGAGAAAAAGCCTAAG GGTCCGGAGATGAAAAGCGGAATGAAGATGGCCGCTCCCAGGTCTGCCACACAGACTCAAAAAAGCCCAGCCAACGCTACCCGGATCCCGGCAAAAACGCCCACGGCCCCCAAGACGCCTCCCAATGCTG CTGGCAGGAAGGAGCAGAGAAAGCCGCCTACCCCAGCAGCAAAATCTGAGAAAG GTGAGCCCGCGAAGTCTGGAGACAGAAGTGGTTACAGCAGCCCTGGCTCACCTGGGACCCCCGGTAGCCGTTCCCGCACGCCCTCCCTGCCAACTCCCCCGAACAGGGAGCCCAAGAAGGTGGCAGTGGTTCGCACGCCACCGAAATCCCCTGCTTCTGCCAAGAGCCGCCTGCAGACGTCTACTGCCCCCATGCCTGATCTGAAAAACGTCAGGTCCAAGATTGGTTCCACTGAAAACCTGAAGCACCAGCCAGGAGGTGGAAAG GTGCAGATAATGAATAAGAAGCTGGATCTTAGCAACGTTCAATCCAGGTGTGGCTCAAAGGATAATATCAAACAcagcccaggaggaggcagt GTGCAAATTGTTTACAAGCCTGTAGACCTGAGCCATGTGACATCCAAATGTGGTTCCTTGGGCAACATTCATCATAAACCAG GTGGTGGCCAGGTGGAGGTGAAATCGGAGAAACTGGACTTCAAAGAGAAGGTGCAGTCGAAAATTGGGTCATTAGATAACATCACCCATGTccctggaggagggaataaaaag ATCGAGTCTCACAAGCTGACCTTCCGCGAGAATGCCAAAGCCAAGACTGACCACGGAGCCGAAATCATCTACAAGTCCCCCACCGTCTCCGGAGATGCCTCCCCCCGTCGCCTTAGCAACGTCTCCTCCACCGGCAGTATCAACATGGTGGACTCCCCCCAGCTGGCCACGCTAGCTGACgaagtgtctgcttccctggCCAAGCAGGGCTTGTGA
- the MAPT gene encoding microtubule-associated protein tau isoform X24: MAQDNFCNRMAEQRQDFNMMEDHSMSQAKQIPSGYPLQIPVDDGSDEPTSETSDAKSTPTMEDATAPLVEERAHEDRIAARQHVEIPEGTTAEEAGVGATPNLEDQAAGDGAQARIDSKDKDGTDTEEKKPKGPEMKSGMKMAAPRSATQTQKSPANATRIPAKTPTAPKTPPNAAGRKEQRKPPTPAAKSEKGEPAKSGDRSGYSSPGSPGTPGSRSRTPSLPTPPNREPKKVAVVRTPPKSPASAKSRLQTSTAPMPDLKNVRSKIGSTENLKHQPGGGKVQIVYKPVDLSHVTSKCGSLGNIHHKPGGGQVEVKSEKLDFKEKVQSKIGSLDNITHVPGGGNKKREKGKDDERGAQNGVSQSAGPQALLTEPAIPEESPLPDLQPDGDANRVSQADLPRECQSQD, translated from the exons GCTATCCCCTGCAGATACCAGTTGACGATGGATCAGATGAGCCCACTTCCGAGACCTCTGATGCTAAGAGCACCCCGACTATGGAAG ATGCCACAGCGCCCTTAGTGGAGGAGAGAGCACATGAGGATCGGATTGCAGCCCGGCAGCATGTGGAGATACCCGAAGGAACCACAG CTGAGGAAGCAGGTGTGGGAGCTACTCCTAACCTTGAGGATCAAGCTGCAGGAGATGGTGCTCAAG CTCGTATTGACAGTAAAGACAAAGATGGAACTGATACTGAAGAGAAAAAGCCTAAG GGTCCGGAGATGAAAAGCGGAATGAAGATGGCCGCTCCCAGGTCTGCCACACAGACTCAAAAAAGCCCAGCCAACGCTACCCGGATCCCGGCAAAAACGCCCACGGCCCCCAAGACGCCTCCCAATGCTG CTGGCAGGAAGGAGCAGAGAAAGCCGCCTACCCCAGCAGCAAAATCTGAGAAAG GTGAGCCCGCGAAGTCTGGAGACAGAAGTGGTTACAGCAGCCCTGGCTCACCTGGGACCCCCGGTAGCCGTTCCCGCACGCCCTCCCTGCCAACTCCCCCGAACAGGGAGCCCAAGAAGGTGGCAGTGGTTCGCACGCCACCGAAATCCCCTGCTTCTGCCAAGAGCCGCCTGCAGACGTCTACTGCCCCCATGCCTGATCTGAAAAACGTCAGGTCCAAGATTGGTTCCACTGAAAACCTGAAGCACCAGCCAGGAGGTGGAAAG GTGCAAATTGTTTACAAGCCTGTAGACCTGAGCCATGTGACATCCAAATGTGGTTCCTTGGGCAACATTCATCATAAACCAG GTGGTGGCCAGGTGGAGGTGAAATCGGAGAAACTGGACTTCAAAGAGAAGGTGCAGTCGAAAATTGGGTCATTAGATAACATCACCCATGTccctggaggagggaataaaaag agagagaagggcaaGGACGATGAGCGCGGTGCACAAAATGGTGTGTCCCAAAGCGCAGGGCCTCAGGCATTGCTCACTGAGCCCGCCATCCCCGAGGAGAGCCCGCTCCCAGACTTGCAGCCAGATGGCGATGCCA ATCGAGTCTCACAAGCTGACCTTCCGCGAGAATGCCAAAGCCAAGACTGA
- the MAPT gene encoding microtubule-associated protein tau isoform X8 produces the protein MAQDNFCNRMAEQRQDFNMMEDHSMSQAKQIPSDATAPLVEERAHEDRIAARQHVEIPEGTTAEEAGVGATPNLEDQAAGDGAQEELSSPRLWESVEPGIQEHVASEIQPEKQAARIDSKDKDGTDTEEKKPKTSTPSSANPLKDRSSITPQRPSSVSTTPLKNPSSPAESSVPASTPKRVSSITSRPASTGRKETKPKGPEMKSGMKMAAPRSATQTQKSPANATRIPAKTPTAPKTPPNAAGRKEQRKPPTPAAKSEKGEPAKSGDRSGYSSPGSPGTPGSRSRTPSLPTPPNREPKKVAVVRTPPKSPASAKSRLQTSTAPMPDLKNVRSKIGSTENLKHQPGGGKVQIMNKKLDLSNVQSRCGSKDNIKHSPGGGSVQIVYKPVDLSHVTSKCGSLGNIHHKPGGGQVEVKSEKLDFKEKVQSKIGSLDNITHVPGGGNKKIESHKLTFRENAKAKTDHGAEIIYKSPTVSGDASPRRLSNVSSTGSINMVDSPQLATLADEVSASLAKQGL, from the exons ATGCCACAGCGCCCTTAGTGGAGGAGAGAGCACATGAGGATCGGATTGCAGCCCGGCAGCATGTGGAGATACCCGAAGGAACCACAG CTGAGGAAGCAGGTGTGGGAGCTACTCCTAACCTTGAGGATCAAGCTGCAGGAGATGGTGCTCAAG AAGAGCTGAGCTCCCCAAGGCTATGGGAGAGTGTGGAACCTGGAATTCAGGAGCACGTGGCAAGTGAGATTCAGCCAGAAAAACAAGCAG CTCGTATTGACAGTAAAGACAAAGATGGAACTGATACTGAAGAGAAAAAGCCTAAG ACATCCACACCTTCCTCTGCCAACCCCCTGAAAGATAGATCCTCCATTACCCCCCAACGACCCTCCTCTGTTAGTACAACCCCTTTGAAAAACCCCTCCAGTCCTGCTGAGTCCTCAGTACCAGCTTCCACTCCTAAACGCGTCTCTTCTATCACATCCCGACCTGCCAGTACAGGAAGGAAAGAAACAAAGCCAAAG GGTCCGGAGATGAAAAGCGGAATGAAGATGGCCGCTCCCAGGTCTGCCACACAGACTCAAAAAAGCCCAGCCAACGCTACCCGGATCCCGGCAAAAACGCCCACGGCCCCCAAGACGCCTCCCAATGCTG CTGGCAGGAAGGAGCAGAGAAAGCCGCCTACCCCAGCAGCAAAATCTGAGAAAG GTGAGCCCGCGAAGTCTGGAGACAGAAGTGGTTACAGCAGCCCTGGCTCACCTGGGACCCCCGGTAGCCGTTCCCGCACGCCCTCCCTGCCAACTCCCCCGAACAGGGAGCCCAAGAAGGTGGCAGTGGTTCGCACGCCACCGAAATCCCCTGCTTCTGCCAAGAGCCGCCTGCAGACGTCTACTGCCCCCATGCCTGATCTGAAAAACGTCAGGTCCAAGATTGGTTCCACTGAAAACCTGAAGCACCAGCCAGGAGGTGGAAAG GTGCAGATAATGAATAAGAAGCTGGATCTTAGCAACGTTCAATCCAGGTGTGGCTCAAAGGATAATATCAAACAcagcccaggaggaggcagt GTGCAAATTGTTTACAAGCCTGTAGACCTGAGCCATGTGACATCCAAATGTGGTTCCTTGGGCAACATTCATCATAAACCAG GTGGTGGCCAGGTGGAGGTGAAATCGGAGAAACTGGACTTCAAAGAGAAGGTGCAGTCGAAAATTGGGTCATTAGATAACATCACCCATGTccctggaggagggaataaaaag ATCGAGTCTCACAAGCTGACCTTCCGCGAGAATGCCAAAGCCAAGACTGACCACGGAGCCGAAATCATCTACAAGTCCCCCACCGTCTCCGGAGATGCCTCCCCCCGTCGCCTTAGCAACGTCTCCTCCACCGGCAGTATCAACATGGTGGACTCCCCCCAGCTGGCCACGCTAGCTGACgaagtgtctgcttccctggCCAAGCAGGGCTTGTGA
- the MAPT gene encoding microtubule-associated protein tau isoform X12, whose translation MAQDNFCNRMAEQRQDFNMMEDHSMSQAKQIPSDATAPLVEERAHEDRIAARQHVEIPEGTTEELSSPRLWESVEPGIQEHVASEIQPEKQAARIDSKDKDGTDTEEKKPKTSTPSSANPLKDRSSITPQRPSSVSTTPLKNPSSPAESSVPASTPKRVSSITSRPASTGRKETKPKGPEMKSGMKMAAPRSATQTQKSPANATRIPAKTPTAPKTPPNAAGRKEQRKPPTPAAKSEKGEPAKSGDRSGYSSPGSPGTPGSRSRTPSLPTPPNREPKKVAVVRTPPKSPASAKSRLQTSTAPMPDLKNVRSKIGSTENLKHQPGGGKVQIMNKKLDLSNVQSRCGSKDNIKHSPGGGSVQIVYKPVDLSHVTSKCGSLGNIHHKPGGGQVEVKSEKLDFKEKVQSKIGSLDNITHVPGGGNKKIESHKLTFRENAKAKTDHGAEIIYKSPTVSGDASPRRLSNVSSTGSINMVDSPQLATLADEVSASLAKQGL comes from the exons ATGCCACAGCGCCCTTAGTGGAGGAGAGAGCACATGAGGATCGGATTGCAGCCCGGCAGCATGTGGAGATACCCGAAGGAACCACAG AAGAGCTGAGCTCCCCAAGGCTATGGGAGAGTGTGGAACCTGGAATTCAGGAGCACGTGGCAAGTGAGATTCAGCCAGAAAAACAAGCAG CTCGTATTGACAGTAAAGACAAAGATGGAACTGATACTGAAGAGAAAAAGCCTAAG ACATCCACACCTTCCTCTGCCAACCCCCTGAAAGATAGATCCTCCATTACCCCCCAACGACCCTCCTCTGTTAGTACAACCCCTTTGAAAAACCCCTCCAGTCCTGCTGAGTCCTCAGTACCAGCTTCCACTCCTAAACGCGTCTCTTCTATCACATCCCGACCTGCCAGTACAGGAAGGAAAGAAACAAAGCCAAAG GGTCCGGAGATGAAAAGCGGAATGAAGATGGCCGCTCCCAGGTCTGCCACACAGACTCAAAAAAGCCCAGCCAACGCTACCCGGATCCCGGCAAAAACGCCCACGGCCCCCAAGACGCCTCCCAATGCTG CTGGCAGGAAGGAGCAGAGAAAGCCGCCTACCCCAGCAGCAAAATCTGAGAAAG GTGAGCCCGCGAAGTCTGGAGACAGAAGTGGTTACAGCAGCCCTGGCTCACCTGGGACCCCCGGTAGCCGTTCCCGCACGCCCTCCCTGCCAACTCCCCCGAACAGGGAGCCCAAGAAGGTGGCAGTGGTTCGCACGCCACCGAAATCCCCTGCTTCTGCCAAGAGCCGCCTGCAGACGTCTACTGCCCCCATGCCTGATCTGAAAAACGTCAGGTCCAAGATTGGTTCCACTGAAAACCTGAAGCACCAGCCAGGAGGTGGAAAG GTGCAGATAATGAATAAGAAGCTGGATCTTAGCAACGTTCAATCCAGGTGTGGCTCAAAGGATAATATCAAACAcagcccaggaggaggcagt GTGCAAATTGTTTACAAGCCTGTAGACCTGAGCCATGTGACATCCAAATGTGGTTCCTTGGGCAACATTCATCATAAACCAG GTGGTGGCCAGGTGGAGGTGAAATCGGAGAAACTGGACTTCAAAGAGAAGGTGCAGTCGAAAATTGGGTCATTAGATAACATCACCCATGTccctggaggagggaataaaaag ATCGAGTCTCACAAGCTGACCTTCCGCGAGAATGCCAAAGCCAAGACTGACCACGGAGCCGAAATCATCTACAAGTCCCCCACCGTCTCCGGAGATGCCTCCCCCCGTCGCCTTAGCAACGTCTCCTCCACCGGCAGTATCAACATGGTGGACTCCCCCCAGCTGGCCACGCTAGCTGACgaagtgtctgcttccctggCCAAGCAGGGCTTGTGA
- the MAPT gene encoding microtubule-associated protein tau isoform X17 encodes MAQDNFCNRMAEQRQDFNMMEDHSMSQAKQIPSDATAPLVEERAHEDRIAARQHVEIPEGTTAEEAGVGATPNLEDQAAGDGAQARIDSKDKDGTDTEEKKPKTSTPSSANPLKDRSSITPQRPSSVSTTPLKNPSSPAESSVPASTPKRVSSITSRPASTGRKETKPKGPEMKSGMKMAAPRSATQTQKSPANATRIPAKTPTAPKTPPNAAGRKEQRKPPTPAAKSEKGEPAKSGDRSGYSSPGSPGTPGSRSRTPSLPTPPNREPKKVAVVRTPPKSPASAKSRLQTSTAPMPDLKNVRSKIGSTENLKHQPGGGKVQIVYKPVDLSHVTSKCGSLGNIHHKPGGGQVEVKSEKLDFKEKVQSKIGSLDNITHVPGGGNKKIESHKLTFRENAKAKTDHGAEIIYKSPTVSGDASPRRLSNVSSTGSINMVDSPQLATLADEVSASLAKQGL; translated from the exons ATGCCACAGCGCCCTTAGTGGAGGAGAGAGCACATGAGGATCGGATTGCAGCCCGGCAGCATGTGGAGATACCCGAAGGAACCACAG CTGAGGAAGCAGGTGTGGGAGCTACTCCTAACCTTGAGGATCAAGCTGCAGGAGATGGTGCTCAAG CTCGTATTGACAGTAAAGACAAAGATGGAACTGATACTGAAGAGAAAAAGCCTAAG ACATCCACACCTTCCTCTGCCAACCCCCTGAAAGATAGATCCTCCATTACCCCCCAACGACCCTCCTCTGTTAGTACAACCCCTTTGAAAAACCCCTCCAGTCCTGCTGAGTCCTCAGTACCAGCTTCCACTCCTAAACGCGTCTCTTCTATCACATCCCGACCTGCCAGTACAGGAAGGAAAGAAACAAAGCCAAAG GGTCCGGAGATGAAAAGCGGAATGAAGATGGCCGCTCCCAGGTCTGCCACACAGACTCAAAAAAGCCCAGCCAACGCTACCCGGATCCCGGCAAAAACGCCCACGGCCCCCAAGACGCCTCCCAATGCTG CTGGCAGGAAGGAGCAGAGAAAGCCGCCTACCCCAGCAGCAAAATCTGAGAAAG GTGAGCCCGCGAAGTCTGGAGACAGAAGTGGTTACAGCAGCCCTGGCTCACCTGGGACCCCCGGTAGCCGTTCCCGCACGCCCTCCCTGCCAACTCCCCCGAACAGGGAGCCCAAGAAGGTGGCAGTGGTTCGCACGCCACCGAAATCCCCTGCTTCTGCCAAGAGCCGCCTGCAGACGTCTACTGCCCCCATGCCTGATCTGAAAAACGTCAGGTCCAAGATTGGTTCCACTGAAAACCTGAAGCACCAGCCAGGAGGTGGAAAG GTGCAAATTGTTTACAAGCCTGTAGACCTGAGCCATGTGACATCCAAATGTGGTTCCTTGGGCAACATTCATCATAAACCAG GTGGTGGCCAGGTGGAGGTGAAATCGGAGAAACTGGACTTCAAAGAGAAGGTGCAGTCGAAAATTGGGTCATTAGATAACATCACCCATGTccctggaggagggaataaaaag ATCGAGTCTCACAAGCTGACCTTCCGCGAGAATGCCAAAGCCAAGACTGACCACGGAGCCGAAATCATCTACAAGTCCCCCACCGTCTCCGGAGATGCCTCCCCCCGTCGCCTTAGCAACGTCTCCTCCACCGGCAGTATCAACATGGTGGACTCCCCCCAGCTGGCCACGCTAGCTGACgaagtgtctgcttccctggCCAAGCAGGGCTTGTGA